One genomic segment of Flavobacteriaceae bacterium includes these proteins:
- the pxpA gene encoding 5-oxoprolinase subunit PxpA, whose product MKIDLNCDVGEGLNNEHLLMPLTSSCNIACGGHAGSVEIIDRVMELAIKNKVKTGAHPSFPDRINFGRKVMGISNNQLQQSLEEQMQLFKERAIFHHTQVHHIKPHGALYNLVVVNREKAEVVCKAIRNVFEKIKIYAPYRSKVEEVAQEYEIEVVYEAFADRNYNDDLTLVSRSDPHAVLTDPGAIITHVSGMLNKSKVKTISGKELMIKAQTFCVHGDNENAIAILKALHQYLDM is encoded by the coding sequence TTGAAAATTGATTTAAATTGTGATGTAGGAGAAGGGCTAAACAATGAACATCTGCTGATGCCGCTTACCTCTTCTTGTAATATTGCCTGTGGCGGACATGCAGGATCGGTTGAAATAATAGATCGGGTGATGGAGCTTGCCATTAAAAATAAAGTAAAAACAGGAGCACATCCTTCATTTCCGGATCGAATCAATTTTGGAAGAAAAGTGATGGGTATTTCAAATAACCAATTACAGCAGAGTTTAGAAGAACAAATGCAGCTTTTTAAAGAAAGAGCAATTTTTCATCATACGCAGGTTCATCATATAAAACCACATGGAGCTCTGTATAATTTGGTTGTTGTAAACCGGGAAAAAGCAGAAGTCGTTTGCAAAGCTATTCGAAATGTTTTTGAAAAGATAAAAATATACGCCCCTTACCGCTCTAAGGTTGAAGAGGTAGCGCAGGAATATGAAATTGAAGTCGTATATGAAGCTTTTGCAGACCGTAATTATAATGACGATTTAACGTTGGTTTCAAGAAGTGATCCTCATGCGGTTTTAACGGATCCGGGAGCAATAATCACCCATGTTTCCGGAATGCTAAACAAGTCAAAAGTAAAAACGATTAGCGGCAAAGAACTCATGATAAAAGCACAGACATTCTGCGTTCATGGCGATAATGAAAATGCAATTGCTATTTTAAAAGCATTGCATCAATATTTAGATATGTGA
- the pxpB gene encoding 5-oxoprolinase subunit PxpB — protein MSKNLYQLTYKPFGDSAILIEWPAKTDEKIIKDIIRFESIISNNQNNIDTIIAYHSLTVKYQNSIDFDFQISQLKELYLLKRENQTQKQRIWQIPVCYDMIFGPDLGAISKLKRISIAEIIQLHTSPDYLIYFLGFQPGFLYLGGLHTKIHMPRKPNPRLRVAKGTVGIGGAQTGVYPQDSAGGWNLIGKSPVNFFDVTKSPPCFAKAGDRVRFHAIDLETFYEVEEKVKQGVFQLKFQEL, from the coding sequence GTGAGTAAAAATTTGTATCAACTTACATATAAACCTTTTGGAGATAGTGCCATTTTGATTGAATGGCCTGCAAAAACGGATGAAAAAATCATTAAAGATATTATCCGTTTTGAAAGCATCATTTCCAACAACCAGAATAATATAGATACCATTATTGCTTACCATTCCCTAACTGTCAAATATCAAAACAGTATTGATTTTGATTTTCAGATTTCGCAACTAAAGGAGTTGTATTTGTTAAAACGGGAAAATCAAACTCAAAAACAAAGAATCTGGCAAATTCCTGTTTGTTACGACATGATATTTGGACCGGATTTGGGAGCGATTTCCAAATTGAAAAGGATTTCCATTGCTGAAATAATTCAATTACATACTTCACCGGATTATTTGATTTATTTTCTCGGTTTTCAACCCGGATTTCTTTATTTGGGAGGATTGCATACAAAAATTCATATGCCAAGAAAACCCAACCCCAGGCTGCGGGTAGCAAAAGGTACTGTCGGAATAGGAGGTGCACAAACCGGCGTATACCCTCAGGATAGTGCAGGCGGTTGGAACCTCATAGGCAAATCGCCTGTCAATTTTTTTGACGTTACAAAATCGCCACCTTGTTTTGCCAAAGCCGGAGATCGGGTTCGGTTTCACGCTATTGATTTGGAAACCTTTTATGAAGTAGAAGAAAAGGTAAAACAAGGAGTTTTTCAATTAAAATTTCAGGAGCTATGA
- a CDS encoding allophanate hydrolase subunit 2 family protein, which yields MIKVLNPGMYTSIQDKGRFGFAKMGVAAAGAMDAYAAELANVLLQNDSKDAILEITFGQGVFEFTTATFFSLTGGDFSPKLNSLSIALNRVYFAEKGSILFFERRHYGARTYLAVQGGIRSTIVFGSRSFSPGITKPRLEKGDELNIKPTTATPNDRFSKVKIQKNHFISPGLECSPGPEFDRLNNKQKQQLFESFTISEDNNRVGYRLNEPVKNDLQPILTSAVLAGTVQLTPSGKLIVLMRDGQVTGGYPRVLQLSEYAISRLGQKITGEKIQFKV from the coding sequence ATGATCAAAGTATTGAATCCCGGAATGTATACGTCAATACAAGATAAAGGGCGCTTTGGTTTTGCAAAAATGGGAGTCGCAGCGGCCGGAGCGATGGATGCATATGCCGCTGAACTCGCAAATGTATTATTGCAAAACGATTCGAAAGATGCAATTTTGGAAATCACTTTCGGGCAGGGGGTCTTTGAATTTACAACAGCTACATTTTTTTCTTTAACAGGAGGAGATTTTTCTCCAAAACTAAACAGTCTTTCCATAGCATTAAACAGAGTATATTTTGCTGAAAAAGGGTCTATCCTGTTTTTTGAAAGACGACATTACGGAGCCAGAACTTATTTGGCCGTTCAGGGAGGTATCCGATCGACTATTGTTTTTGGAAGCAGGAGTTTTTCTCCCGGAATTACAAAGCCCAGATTGGAGAAAGGCGATGAATTGAATATAAAACCCACAACCGCTACTCCCAATGACCGGTTTTCTAAAGTCAAGATTCAAAAGAACCACTTTATATCCCCCGGTTTAGAATGTTCTCCCGGTCCGGAATTTGATCGGTTAAATAATAAGCAAAAACAACAATTATTCGAATCTTTTACAATTTCCGAAGATAACAATCGCGTGGGGTATAGATTAAACGAACCCGTTAAAAACGATTTACAACCGATCTTAACCTCTGCCGTACTGGCGGGAACAGTACAACTAACACCTTCCGGAAAATTGATCGTATTGATGAGAGATGGCCAGGTAACGGGAGGATATCCCAGAGTATTACAGTTATCAGAATACGCTATCTCCAGGCTGGGGCAGAAAATTACCGGAGAGAAAATTCAGTTTAAAGTTTGA
- the ruvC gene encoding crossover junction endodeoxyribonuclease RuvC — protein MEKIILGIDPGTTVMGFGLIKVMGSKMQFIQMNELQLQKYDDHYVKLKLIFERAIELIDTYNPDEIAIEAPFFGKNVQSMLKLGRAQGAAISAGLSREIPITEYLPKKVKMAITGNGNASKEQVAKMLQSLLDLKTLPSNLDATDGLAVAVCHFYNAGKVAKEKSYTGWASFVKQHPKKIT, from the coding sequence ATGGAAAAAATCATTTTAGGTATTGATCCGGGAACTACCGTTATGGGATTTGGATTGATTAAGGTCATGGGAAGTAAAATGCAATTTATTCAAATGAATGAATTACAACTTCAAAAATACGACGACCATTATGTAAAACTTAAATTGATTTTTGAGAGAGCTATAGAGCTGATAGATACATATAATCCTGATGAAATAGCCATTGAAGCTCCTTTTTTCGGTAAAAATGTACAATCGATGTTAAAACTGGGCAGGGCTCAGGGTGCCGCCATTTCAGCAGGATTATCCAGGGAAATTCCAATTACCGAATACCTGCCTAAAAAAGTAAAAATGGCTATTACCGGAAATGGAAATGCCAGCAAAGAACAGGTAGCTAAAATGTTACAAAGTTTACTGGATTTAAAAACGTTACCCTCAAATTTAGATGCTACCGACGGTTTGGCTGTTGCAGTATGCCATTTTTATAATGCAGGAAAAGTTGCAAAAGAAAAAAGCTATACCGGTTGGGCAAGTTTTGTAAAGCAACATCCAAAAAAAATAACATAA
- the hemW gene encoding radical SAM family heme chaperone HemW has translation MAGIYIHIPFCKQACYYCDFHFSTSLKKKKMLIEALIKEVQLRKEALNNQMVTTIYFGGGTPSLLSTSELEAIINSVYSYHSVIKNPEITLEANPDDLLSFQKSSGTVFEHYKTIGINRLSIGIQSFFDDDLQLMNRAHKASEAINCLTTATQHFDNISVDLIYGIPGMTNKKWIDNIRKALSFKIPHISSYALTVEPKTALKTFIKKGVIPQVNDAQAQEQFYLLVDVLEQHHFIHYELSNFAKKGFFSENNSGYWQGKPYIGIGPSAHSFDGKKRSWNIHNNAKYIASLKENRLPAEEEILTVTDGYNEYIMTGLRTMWGVSLQKVAKDFGKTYLTYLIKQSEKYILEELLYIEGETLKATAKGKFLSDGIASDLFKLNLS, from the coding sequence ATCGCCGGAATTTATATTCATATCCCGTTCTGTAAACAAGCGTGTTACTATTGCGATTTTCATTTTTCCACCTCTTTAAAAAAGAAAAAGATGCTTATAGAGGCATTAATAAAAGAAGTTCAACTTCGTAAAGAGGCATTAAACAATCAAATGGTAACAACGATTTATTTTGGCGGCGGAACACCGAGCCTATTGAGTACTTCTGAACTGGAAGCTATCATCAATAGTGTTTACAGTTATCATTCCGTAATTAAAAATCCTGAAATTACACTGGAAGCAAACCCGGATGATCTTTTATCATTTCAAAAATCATCGGGAACCGTTTTTGAACATTATAAAACAATCGGTATTAATCGTTTGAGTATTGGCATTCAATCTTTTTTTGATGATGATTTACAATTGATGAATCGTGCTCATAAGGCATCGGAAGCCATAAATTGCCTGACAACGGCAACCCAACATTTTGACAATATTTCCGTAGATCTAATCTATGGAATACCGGGAATGACCAATAAAAAATGGATAGATAACATTCGCAAGGCTTTATCTTTTAAAATTCCGCATATTTCCAGTTATGCATTAACTGTTGAACCTAAAACAGCTTTGAAAACCTTTATTAAAAAAGGGGTAATTCCACAAGTAAATGACGCACAGGCGCAAGAGCAGTTTTACCTGCTGGTTGATGTATTAGAACAGCATCATTTTATTCATTATGAATTATCCAATTTTGCAAAAAAAGGTTTCTTTAGTGAAAACAATTCAGGATATTGGCAAGGAAAACCATATATAGGAATCGGGCCGTCAGCACATTCTTTTGATGGGAAAAAGCGAAGTTGGAATATTCATAATAATGCAAAATACATTGCCTCTTTGAAAGAAAACCGGCTTCCGGCAGAAGAAGAAATATTAACGGTTACGGATGGTTATAACGAATATATAATGACAGGTTTAAGAACTATGTGGGGAGTATCACTACAAAAAGTAGCAAAAGATTTCGGAAAAACATACCTAACATATCTTATAAAACAGTCAGAAAAATATATTTTGGAAGAATTGTTGTATATTGAAGGAGAAACATTAAAAGCCACTGCAAAAGGAAAATTTTTATCTGACGGCATTGCATCTGATCTTTTTAAATTAAACCTGTCTTGA
- a CDS encoding cyclase family protein, with amino-acid sequence MRAHIQYHSKKYTIDLSKPIDISIAIDPEKQNVNAWHIGPPEIYPVATDEWIGSVAKGADVNFNMITFNPHAHITHTETVGHITEKIHSINRNLRQYFFLSEVITVAPEAESGDFFISKKQLQYALGNKKREAVAIRTIPNTEDKKTLQYSNTNPPYVLEDATIYLREKGVKHLLVDLPSVDKEKDGGKLVAHHAFWNTAGKLRLDATITEFIFIPNAVEDGTYFLNLMIAPFENDASPSKPVLYQIIDD; translated from the coding sequence TTGAGAGCACATATACAATACCATTCCAAAAAATATACAATCGACTTATCAAAACCTATCGATATTTCCATTGCCATAGATCCGGAAAAGCAAAATGTAAATGCCTGGCATATCGGTCCTCCGGAGATATATCCGGTAGCTACAGATGAATGGATTGGAAGTGTTGCCAAAGGAGCCGATGTAAATTTTAACATGATAACATTTAATCCGCATGCTCATATTACACATACCGAAACAGTTGGGCATATTACAGAAAAAATACATTCTATCAACCGGAATTTACGGCAATACTTCTTTCTGTCCGAAGTCATAACAGTTGCTCCGGAAGCAGAAAGTGGCGATTTTTTTATATCTAAAAAACAACTGCAATATGCACTGGGAAATAAAAAAAGAGAGGCCGTTGCCATTCGTACCATTCCAAATACGGAAGATAAAAAAACGTTGCAGTACTCAAATACCAACCCTCCTTATGTGTTAGAAGATGCAACCATTTATTTAAGAGAAAAAGGCGTCAAACATTTATTGGTTGATCTGCCTTCTGTGGACAAAGAAAAAGACGGAGGGAAATTAGTAGCGCATCATGCTTTTTGGAATACCGCCGGAAAATTGCGATTAGATGCTACCATCACGGAATTTATTTTTATACCAAATGCCGTTGAAGACGGAACGTATTTTCTAAACCTGATGATTGCTCCTTTTGAAAACGATGCAAGCCCCAGCAAACCTGTATTATACCAAATTATAGATGATTAA
- a CDS encoding dihydrofolate reductase produces the protein MKLKQIILALVVGVILFSCNQDKKADTKATNNDPFDHVAEQFADLRILRYQIPGFDELTLKEKKLVYYLTQAGLAGRDIMWDQNYRYNLTIRTALENINAHFPGDKNTDDYKAFKTYLKRIWFSNGIHHHYSNDKIKPGFSKAYFEDVLLKESNTALAKEIVDILFNDVDNKKVNKKEGVDNILASAVNFYGPDITDEDVVTFYKTAYRGPEGMPVEAGLNSKLVREDGKLVEKVWKSGGMYGSAIDQIIGWLAKAKEVAENEKQAKALELLVSYYKTGSLDTWDAYCIAWVTSTEGNIDWINGFVEVYNDPKGYRGSYETIVEIKDFDMSRKMAVLSENAQWFEDNSPLQDEHKKENVVGVSYKTVNVAGEAGDASPSTPIGVNLPNNNWIRQQHGSKSVSLGNIIAAYNNAGGSGRLKEFAHDQEEIDLELAYGQTADKLHTALHEVVGHASGVINEGVGQPKETLQHYASTMEEGRADLVGLYYLMDPKIQELGLTDDWKKLGMAAYDGYIRNGLLTQLIRLKLGDDVEEDHMVNRQWVSAWAFEQGAKENVIEKVMKNGKTYFNINDYDKLRQIFGRLLRETQRIKSEGDFEAAKALVEGYGVKVDQQIHKDILNRNKQFTSAPYSGFVNPVLKPVTDDDGNITEISINQPKDFEEQMLFYSKNYNFLTPDQ, from the coding sequence ATGAAATTAAAACAAATCATTCTTGCCCTGGTAGTTGGTGTTATTTTATTTTCTTGTAATCAAGATAAAAAGGCTGACACAAAAGCTACTAATAATGATCCATTCGACCACGTAGCAGAACAATTTGCTGACCTCAGGATATTGCGATACCAAATACCGGGGTTTGATGAACTTACACTTAAAGAGAAAAAACTGGTGTACTATTTAACTCAGGCGGGTTTGGCAGGTAGAGATATCATGTGGGATCAGAATTATCGGTATAATTTGACCATCAGAACAGCTCTTGAAAATATCAATGCTCATTTTCCGGGTGATAAAAACACCGATGACTATAAAGCTTTTAAAACCTATTTAAAAAGAATTTGGTTTTCAAACGGAATTCATCATCACTATTCAAATGATAAAATAAAACCCGGATTCAGCAAAGCTTATTTTGAAGATGTTCTATTAAAAGAATCAAATACGGCATTGGCTAAAGAAATTGTTGATATACTGTTTAATGATGTGGACAATAAAAAGGTAAATAAAAAAGAAGGTGTTGACAATATTTTGGCATCTGCAGTTAATTTTTACGGCCCGGATATTACCGATGAAGATGTGGTTACATTCTACAAAACAGCATATAGAGGCCCTGAAGGAATGCCTGTAGAAGCAGGATTAAACTCCAAATTGGTAAGAGAGGATGGAAAACTGGTGGAGAAAGTATGGAAATCCGGTGGTATGTATGGCAGTGCCATAGATCAAATTATCGGATGGCTAGCAAAAGCAAAAGAAGTGGCAGAGAATGAAAAACAGGCAAAAGCATTGGAATTGTTGGTAAGCTATTATAAAACAGGGAGCCTGGATACGTGGGATGCCTACTGTATAGCTTGGGTAACATCAACAGAAGGAAATATTGACTGGATTAATGGTTTTGTAGAAGTATATAATGATCCGAAAGGATATAGAGGTTCTTATGAAACCATAGTAGAGATAAAAGATTTTGATATGTCCCGTAAGATGGCCGTATTATCTGAGAATGCACAATGGTTTGAAGACAACTCGCCTCTGCAAGATGAACACAAAAAGGAAAATGTGGTTGGTGTTTCATATAAAACGGTAAATGTAGCAGGAGAAGCAGGAGATGCATCACCCAGTACCCCCATTGGAGTCAATTTACCAAATAACAACTGGATTCGTCAGCAACACGGCTCGAAATCTGTTTCATTAGGTAATATTATTGCAGCGTACAATAATGCCGGAGGTTCCGGAAGATTAAAAGAATTTGCACATGACCAGGAAGAAATAGATTTGGAATTAGCATATGGCCAGACTGCAGATAAGTTACACACGGCTTTACATGAGGTGGTAGGGCATGCGTCCGGAGTTATTAATGAAGGGGTGGGGCAACCTAAAGAAACGTTGCAACACTATGCTTCTACCATGGAAGAGGGAAGAGCTGATTTGGTTGGACTCTATTATTTAATGGATCCCAAAATACAGGAATTAGGTCTGACAGATGATTGGAAAAAATTAGGAATGGCAGCTTATGACGGCTATATCAGAAATGGATTATTGACACAGTTAATCAGGCTTAAATTAGGAGATGATGTTGAAGAAGACCATATGGTAAACCGCCAGTGGGTTTCCGCCTGGGCTTTTGAACAGGGAGCAAAAGAAAATGTAATTGAAAAAGTGATGAAAAATGGAAAAACCTATTTCAATATCAACGATTATGATAAGTTACGTCAAATTTTTGGACGTTTATTAAGAGAAACACAACGTATCAAATCCGAAGGTGATTTTGAAGCAGCAAAAGCACTGGTAGAAGGATATGGTGTAAAGGTAGACCAACAGATACACAAAGATATCCTCAATCGTAATAAGCAATTTACCTCGGCACCCTACAGTGGTTTTGTAAATCCGGTATTGAAGCCTGTTACCGATGACGATGGTAATATTACTGAAATTTCTATAAATCAACCTAAAGATTTCGAAGAGCAAATGCTATTTTATTCGAAAAATTATAATTTTTTAACACCTGATCAATAG
- the tag gene encoding DNA-3-methyladenine glycosylase I, whose product MKKRCFWVSEDPLYNAYHDTEWGVPVYDDDRLFEFLILETFQAGLSWITVLKKRENFREAFDHFDYKKIAVYPESKFESLLRNEGIIRNKLKIRATISNAQAFMRIQEIFGTFSNYIWGFTDGKPIVNAFHKKEEVPATTAVSDIISKDLKKRGFKFVGSTVIYAYMQAVGIVNDHTTDCFRYKEV is encoded by the coding sequence ATGAAGAAAAGGTGTTTTTGGGTAAGTGAAGATCCGTTATATAATGCATACCATGATACAGAGTGGGGAGTACCTGTCTATGACGATGATCGTCTTTTTGAGTTTTTGATATTGGAAACTTTTCAGGCAGGTTTAAGCTGGATAACGGTTCTTAAGAAAAGAGAGAACTTCAGAGAAGCATTCGATCATTTCGATTATAAAAAAATAGCAGTATATCCGGAATCTAAATTTGAGTCATTGCTCCGGAATGAAGGAATTATCAGAAACAAGCTAAAAATCAGAGCAACGATATCTAATGCACAAGCATTTATGAGAATACAAGAGATATTTGGAACTTTCTCCAACTATATATGGGGGTTTACTGACGGAAAACCCATTGTAAATGCATTTCATAAGAAGGAAGAAGTACCGGCTACTACAGCAGTATCGGATATCATTTCAAAAGATTTAAAAAAAAGAGGATTTAAATTTGTAGGATCTACGGTAATATATGCATATATGCAGGCAGTGGGAATCGTAAATGACCATACAACAGATTGCTTTCGCTACAAAGAAGTATAA
- a CDS encoding dihydrofolate reductase, translating into MITIIAAIGTRNELGKDNGLIWHLPADLKRFKKVTTGSHIIMGRKTFESIGKPLPDRTTIIVTRNKLYEQKGCLVVNSIETGIEIADGPSEIFIIGGAAIYKQCIERDLVDKLDITLIHQRFDADVFFPEIDETVWKVASKQDFKADAKNKYDYSFISYMKELPEVLKGVTGN; encoded by the coding sequence ATGATAACGATTATTGCAGCTATTGGTACCCGAAATGAACTAGGTAAAGACAATGGTTTAATTTGGCATTTACCGGCTGATCTGAAGAGGTTTAAGAAAGTAACTACAGGCAGTCATATTATTATGGGAAGAAAAACCTTTGAATCTATTGGAAAACCCTTACCTGACAGAACGACCATTATAGTTACAAGAAATAAGTTGTATGAACAAAAAGGTTGCCTGGTAGTAAATAGTATTGAAACAGGTATAGAAATTGCTGACGGGCCATCTGAAATTTTTATTATTGGAGGTGCGGCCATATATAAGCAATGTATTGAAAGAGATCTGGTTGACAAATTGGATATCACTTTAATTCATCAGAGATTTGATGCCGATGTGTTTTTTCCGGAAATAGATGAAACCGTATGGAAGGTGGCCTCCAAACAAGATTTCAAAGCCGACGCTAAAAACAAATACGATTACAGTTTTATTTCTTATATGAAAGAACTACCTGAGGTTTTGAAGGGAGTAACCGGGAATTAA
- a CDS encoding glycoside hydrolase — protein sequence MAIKKQFLKSKPICKVTFSVEAKEAKHVSVVGNFNDWNTSSTSLKKLKNGTFKGTVDLETENSYEFRYVVDGTYINDDHADGYVWNDFAAADNSVLNV from the coding sequence ATGGCTATTAAAAAACAATTTTTAAAAAGCAAACCCATTTGTAAAGTAACTTTTTCAGTTGAAGCTAAAGAAGCTAAGCATGTTTCCGTAGTAGGAAATTTTAATGATTGGAATACAAGTTCTACCAGCTTGAAAAAACTTAAAAACGGTACCTTCAAAGGAACTGTGGATTTGGAAACCGAAAATTCATATGAATTTAGATATGTTGTGGACGGTACATATATAAATGACGATCACGCCGACGGATATGTTTGGAATGATTTTGCTGCCGCAGACAATAGTGTCTTAAATGTATAG
- a CDS encoding transposase, which yields MSRRRFTSEFKFKVFLESLSERYTIQELGRKYEIHPTQITNWKAQFLKNGQAVFDRPVKDSKTES from the coding sequence ATGAGTAGAAGAAGATTCACGTCAGAGTTTAAATTCAAGGTGTTTTTAGAATCCTTGAGCGAGCGTTATACGATTCAAGAGTTGGGTCGTAAATATGAGATCCATCCAACCCAAATTACCAATTGGAAGGCTCAATTTTTAAAAAATGGTCAAGCTGTATTTGATCGTCCGGTAAAGGATTCAAAAACAGAGTCATAA
- a CDS encoding IS3 family transposase, which translates to MNKSSKQRKEQVDKASKLSIVKQCDLLQIHRSSVYYIPKGESSLNLEIMRLIDEEHLLHPWLGVPRITTWLNMDKGYKINKKRIERLYRLMGLSAVGPKPNTSKRGKGALHRIYKYLLSKLKIRHSNQVWAMDITYIPVQGGYLYLCAIIDLYSRYVVGWSLSNTMTSNRCRETLQEAIEKHGKPEILNTDKGSQFTAYEFCDWVTHPDRAIKLSMDGKGRAIDNIFIERLWRSVKYEHVYLFPASDGRECYRGLKEYFEYYNTQRIHQSIGNQHPQTIYQQTLKIAA; encoded by the coding sequence ATGAATAAGAGTTCAAAACAGCGTAAAGAACAGGTTGACAAGGCAAGTAAGCTGTCTATTGTAAAGCAATGTGATTTATTACAAATTCATCGTAGTAGTGTGTATTACATTCCAAAGGGAGAGAGTTCATTGAATCTGGAGATCATGAGATTGATAGATGAGGAGCATCTGCTTCACCCATGGCTTGGAGTTCCTCGTATAACTACTTGGCTCAATATGGATAAGGGTTATAAGATCAACAAAAAGCGCATAGAACGCCTTTACAGACTCATGGGGTTGTCTGCCGTTGGCCCCAAGCCTAATACTTCCAAAAGAGGTAAAGGGGCTTTGCATAGAATCTATAAGTACCTGTTGAGTAAGTTAAAGATTAGACATTCCAATCAAGTGTGGGCAATGGATATTACCTACATTCCAGTTCAGGGAGGGTATTTGTATTTATGTGCTATTATAGACCTTTACAGTCGTTATGTAGTGGGTTGGTCATTATCCAACACGATGACAAGTAACCGGTGCAGAGAAACCTTACAAGAGGCTATTGAAAAACATGGAAAACCAGAGATTCTCAATACAGATAAGGGGAGTCAGTTTACTGCCTATGAGTTCTGCGATTGGGTAACTCATCCTGATAGAGCCATCAAGCTCAGTATGGATGGTAAAGGAAGAGCTATTGATAATATTTTCATTGAACGATTATGGCGTAGTGTCAAATACGAACATGTATATTTGTTTCCAGCTAGTGACGGTAGAGAATGTTATAGAGGTTTAAAGGAGTATTTCGAGTATTACAATACACAAAGAATACATCAAAGTATCGGTAATCAACATCCTCAAACCATTTATCAACAAACCCTAAAAATAGCAGCATGA
- a CDS encoding IS3 family transposase (programmed frameshift), with protein sequence MKRRKYSKEFKIKAVELSNVRGNTKQIAMELGISADLIYRWRRELEQRPDLAFSGNGVKQLTEDQKELERLRKQLKDVTMERDNLKKGREHLLQERSEVLKFIKDYSREYPVGKMCKIFKISRNSYYRSKNYVPSDRDGKNRMLLSEIHRICERSKSTYGSPRITEELKAKGFKVSRSRVARLMKKHGIKAVRKKKFVVTTDSKHQYPVADNVLDRDFKATAAAQKWVSDITYLKTAQGWLYLTVIIDLFDRKVIGWSLSNGLKARQTIIAAWRMAVNNRMPCEGMIFHSDRGVQYASHAFVNILKSYHVTPSMSRKGNCWDNAVAESFFKTIKTELMIDNKFISNKSLQIKVFEYIETWYNRYRRHSALGYKNIIEFEKLYQIKNVA encoded by the exons ATGAAACGAAGAAAATACAGTAAAGAGTTTAAAATTAAAGCAGTAGAATTAAGCAATGTACGAGGTAACACAAAGCAGATTGCCATGGAATTGGGAATCAGTGCAGATCTTATTTACAGATGGCGTAGAGAATTAGAACAGCGTCCTGATTTAGCTTTTAGCGGTAATGGCGTCAAACAACTCACAGAAGATCAGAAAGAGTTAGAGCGATTACGTAAACAGCTCAAGGATGTTACCATGGAGCGGGATA ATCTTAAAAAAGGCCGTGAGCATCTTCTCCAAGAGCGATCGGAAGTATTGAAATTTATCAAAGATTACAGTAGAGAATATCCGGTTGGGAAGATGTGTAAAATTTTTAAAATTAGTAGAAACAGTTATTACAGGAGTAAGAATTATGTTCCATCAGATAGAGATGGAAAAAATCGTATGCTACTCTCTGAGATTCACCGTATCTGTGAGCGAAGTAAATCTACTTATGGAAGTCCTAGAATTACAGAGGAACTCAAAGCTAAAGGGTTTAAAGTATCTAGGTCTAGGGTAGCACGATTGATGAAAAAACACGGGATTAAAGCAGTTCGTAAAAAGAAATTTGTTGTCACGACAGATTCTAAGCATCAATATCCAGTAGCTGATAATGTATTGGATAGAGATTTTAAAGCTACCGCTGCTGCACAGAAATGGGTTTCTGATATTACCTATTTAAAGACTGCACAAGGATGGCTGTACTTAACGGTAATTATTGACCTGTTTGATCGTAAAGTCATTGGTTGGTCTTTGAGCAATGGACTCAAAGCAAGACAAACTATCATTGCTGCATGGAGAATGGCTGTAAACAACAGAATGCCTTGTGAAGGTATGATTTTTCATTCTGATCGAGGTGTACAATACGCATCTCATGCGTTTGTTAATATCCTTAAAAGTTATCATGTAACACCCAGTATGAGTAGAAAAGGAAACTGTTGGGATAATGCAGTAGCTGAATCTTTTTTTAAAACAATCAAAACAGAACTAATGATAGACAATAAGTTTATATCCAACAAAAGTCTTCAAATTAAAGTCTTTGAATACATAGAAACTTGGTACAACAGATACAGAAGACATTCTGCTCTTGGTTACAAAAATATCATCGAATTTGAAAAATTATATCAAATCAAAAATGTAGCTTAA